The Caballeronia sp. SL2Y3 genome includes a window with the following:
- the argJ gene encoding bifunctional glutamate N-acetyltransferase/amino-acid acetyltransferase ArgJ, whose amino-acid sequence MAVNFPSIDPAALHPVTGVTLGWAEANIRKPNRKDVLVIRVDEGATVAGVFTQNRFCAAPVTVCREHLDAVRAGGKGIRALVVNTGNANAGTGEPGMAHARETCAELARLAGVEPQQILPFSTGVILEPLPIDRLKAGLPAALANQQAAHWFDAAQAIMTTDTLPKAASRQVQIDGHTVTLSGISKGAGMIKPNMATMLGFLAFDAAVAQPVLDELVKHVADRSFNCITIDGDTSTNDSFILIASGKSSLPAITSTDSPAYAALRDAVTSVAQELAQLIVRDGEGATKFMTITVEGGKDVAECRQIAYAIGHSPLVKTAFYASDPNLGRILAAIGYAGVTDLDVGKIDLYLDDVLVAKAGGRNPDYREEDGQRVMKKSEIAIRVLLGRGQQQATIWTCDLSHDYVSINADYRS is encoded by the coding sequence ATGGCTGTCAACTTCCCCTCGATCGATCCCGCCGCGCTTCATCCGGTCACTGGCGTCACGCTAGGCTGGGCCGAAGCGAATATCCGCAAGCCGAATCGCAAGGACGTGCTCGTGATTCGCGTCGATGAAGGCGCGACGGTCGCGGGCGTGTTCACGCAGAACCGCTTCTGCGCGGCGCCCGTGACGGTGTGCCGCGAGCATCTGGACGCGGTGCGCGCGGGCGGCAAGGGCATTCGCGCGCTGGTGGTCAACACGGGCAACGCGAACGCCGGCACGGGCGAGCCGGGCATGGCGCACGCGCGCGAGACCTGCGCGGAGCTCGCGCGTCTCGCGGGCGTGGAACCGCAGCAGATTCTGCCGTTCTCGACCGGCGTGATTCTGGAGCCGCTGCCTATCGATCGCCTGAAAGCGGGCCTGCCCGCCGCGCTCGCGAACCAACAGGCCGCGCACTGGTTCGACGCCGCGCAAGCCATCATGACCACCGACACGCTGCCGAAAGCCGCGTCGCGTCAGGTGCAGATCGACGGCCACACGGTCACGCTGTCGGGCATCAGCAAGGGCGCGGGCATGATCAAGCCAAACATGGCGACGATGCTCGGCTTTCTCGCGTTCGATGCCGCCGTCGCGCAGCCGGTCCTCGACGAACTGGTGAAGCACGTGGCGGATCGCTCGTTCAACTGCATCACGATCGACGGCGATACGTCCACCAACGATTCGTTCATTCTGATCGCGTCGGGCAAGTCGAGCCTGCCCGCGATCACGTCCACGGATTCGCCCGCGTACGCCGCGTTGCGCGACGCGGTTACCTCCGTGGCGCAGGAACTCGCGCAGTTGATCGTGCGCGACGGCGAAGGCGCGACCAAGTTCATGACCATCACGGTCGAAGGCGGCAAGGACGTCGCGGAGTGCCGCCAGATCGCCTACGCCATCGGTCATTCGCCGCTTGTTAAGACGGCGTTCTACGCGTCGGACCCGAATCTGGGCCGCATCCTCGCCGCCATCGGCTATGCGGGCGTGACGGATCTGGATGTCGGCAAGATCGACCTGTATCTCGACGACGTGCTCGTCGCGAAGGCGGGCGGACGCAACCCCGACTACCGCGAGGAAGACGGCCAGCGCGTGATGAAAAAGAGCGAGATCGCCATTCGCGTGTTGCTCGGCCGCGGCCAGCAGCAGGCGACCATCTGGACCTGCGACCTCTCGCACGACTACGTGAGCATCAACGCGGATTACCGCTCGTAA